ATTCCAGTTAATTGACTGAAGTAACGAGAATCTGTGGAGAGAACTTTATCCTTACCTATGTCAATGGTCTTAAATTTGCCTTAtaaacttttacaaaaaaagtAAGCAAGAATATACTTGGTTATTGATCCTGCTTTGTGGTCTGCTCTGCAGGATAGCCTTCCTGTCCTTCAGGCCCTTTTGTCTGGGGAAATGATCTTTTCTTTGTCTAAGGAGTCCCACCGACAGGGACAAAGGGAACGTGCTCTTGCAATGCTACATCAGATGATTGAAGATGCTCACAGGGGCAAGCGGCAGTTTTTAAGTGgtacatttttcttttgggggaGGGTATATTATGGACTACCagtatttccttctttttggaCATCTATTTTTTGACAGGTGGAGCTATGGGTTACACTTACTTTTTATTCCATGGCTTTAATATGCCTTTATCCTGTAAAATTGCAGGTAAGCTTCATAATCTTGCAAGAGCAGTTGCTGATGAAGAAACAGAGCCTAATTTTTCGAGAGGGGAAGCCCCATCATCTGATCGAAAGGTTCTCTCCAATACTGACAAGGATATTGTTCTTGGGCTTGGGTTAAGAGCTGTGAGACAGATACCCTTAAGCTCAATGGCTGGGGAAACTGGTGCACAACCTGTTAGTTATGATCTAAAAGATACTGGGAAGAGGTTGTATGGTTTAAGTACCAAGGCCACAACGTATCTATCACAATTTATTCTCCATATTGCTGCAATTGGTGACATAGTTGACGGGACTGATACAACtcatgatttcaattttttttcccttgtgtTCGAATGGCCTAAGGATGTAAGATCTTTTATTTCGTGCATTGAAGATTATCTTTGTTgttttgcttatatatatagatagctTCCATATCAATTGTAAGTTAACTTTTTGGAGAATGGAGTCTGGAAGCCTTATAGAGTGATAAAAAGAATAGATTAGAATAAATTTGGAAGTTCTTAAAAATTTAAGGGAGAAATAATTTAGATGCAAAATGCATCATTAGCATGTAGTGAGCCTGCACATCATAGCACATCACTTTGGAACCGGGGAATATGTCCCAATGTGTTTATGCTCAACATTTACTTGTGTAATAGCCAACCAAAATACAAGCTTCTATAAATGTTATATGATGAGCAATAGCAGAGCACACAAAAGACTGACAATTATTGGAGCCATACCTTTTGACGTGCCCATCACACATGTTAATCAAGTTAAATATAtgtctatttaatttttttcatttcatgatAATTATTAAGAAAACATAATTCAATGGTCCTTATGGATGAGGGTAATAGTGATAAATTTGGGGAATGCCCTCTAAtttaatcatgatttttttttgattcttactaattttgttaaatacttcatattacaaataaatatattaaaagtcaGCTAATTATTCAATCGCAGTATTGATAGGTTAAGCCTTATATTTCCAATTAATATAATTAGCATATTAATTGTATAAATCATGCATAAAGTGATTATCTATATGAAATGATCAATCCGACTTGAACTTCAGCAAGGACAGGTAGGAAATAAGGTTCTCATTTACAAGATTATCTTTCAGCAACCCTCAATAACCTTATCTTCCTTTTCGACCTGATCATGTATATGCTAATGTATTATTGTGGTATTTTGTAGCTTTTAACTCGTCTGGTCTTTGACCGAGGCAGCACTGATGCCGCTGGAAAGGTTGCTGAAATTATGGGTGCTGATTTTGTGCATGAAGTGATTTCTGCATGTGTACCTCCAGTTTATCCTCCGCGGTCTGGCCATGGATGGGCGTGCATTCCTGTCATTCCTACCTGCCCCAAGAGTGGCTCTGAAAATAAACTACTCTCCCCTTCTTCTAAAGAAGCTAAACCTAATTGTTACCGTCGTTCCTCAGCGACCCCCGGAATCCCTCTATACCCCCTCCAATTGGATATAGTAAAACATCTTGTTAAAATGTCTCCAGTGAGGGCTGTCTTAGCATGTGTTTTTGGGAGCAGTATATTGTACTCTGGCAGTGATTCTTCTATATCAGGCTCCTTAAATGATGGATTAGTTCAGGCACCTGATGCTGACAGGTTGTTTTATGAGTTTGCGCTTGATCAATCTGAGAGGTAAGATACATGCACTAAGAATAATTTACACCAAGTTACACCTATATCCAATGTGCATTATGGTTATCTAGTTTAAGCTTGTAATTTGATGTCCAGGTTCCCAACTTTAAATCGATGGATACAAATGCAAACTAACCTTCATCGAGTCTCAGAATTTGCTGTAGCAACCAAGCAAACATCTGATCATACCAAGCGTAAACCTGAAGCAACATCTGCTATTAAGAGACTCCGTGAGCATGACAATGATACTGAGTCAGAAATCGATGACATTGTTTGCAGCACTAATGTTTCAACTGCTTTGCAAGACTTCAATGGTCAAGGGGATGCAGCTCCCGATCCTTGGCGTGATTCTTCAAAATCTGAGTTTGCTGAACTTGATAATacagttttcctttcttttgatTGGGAGAATGAAGAACCCTATGAGAAAGCTGTTGAACGGTATCAGTgcttattgttttttgtttctgcaTCCCTTACTATATATTGATGGTTATCTTGTGTAGTTTTTCCACTTGTCTTCTTTGGTCATCTTTGTTCTGGTGTTGCAAGTTGCATATGATTTTTTAAGTTTGCTTCATCCTGATATACTTGTTTGAAATGTAATCACCACCAGGATTGCTTGGATGTTTCAGCTATTAAATCTGGTAACTGTGATACTTAATTATGATTTGATAATATgagaaataagaaaataaaaaggaacaAATAAAGATGCATCAAATCTTAGATCTTAATTAGAACTTTCTGTACAGATTGTGAATTTCATTTTAAGCCTCTAGGAAGTTTGTATGTAGAAGTTTCCAGTTTTCTCAGGGCATATTGGTGAGAAAACATGTGGATGCTAATAGTTTTTAACATGACAAATAAACGAAATGAGTGCTTCTCCTACCAAGTTTTCCTCTTAACATAGTTTTCGCATTGTTATTggggttcctttttttttttttttttttttttgtgtgtgtgtgtgtgttttttgttttggggtggGGGTTGGGGGCTTTACAAGGCCCTTTTTgtcatatttgaaattttttactgtTTATAGTTGTTTTTATCGCTACTTTTAGTAAtatttgttagaattatgtttaaatgattaaattcacaatttcctaacaactcaaacatttgggacatttggtaatttaacatggtatcagagcatgaGATCCTGATTTTGATTATTGACTTTactctacctctcatttaaaatgttaaaaacccCACATTTTAGGCCCCACTTATTGAGGAGTTTAGGCCCACACGTGAAaggggagtgttagaattatggttgaATGATTAGATTCATTATTTCCTAAcaacttaagcttttgggacaatcggtaatttaacaataTTCTTGACCCTCGTTATCTTTAATAGGTTGATTGATGAAGGAAAACTAATGGATGCTCTTGCACTTTCGGATCGCTTTCTACGTAATGGAGCCTCAGACCGTTTACTTCAGCTACTCATTGAACGTGGGGAAGAGAATCATTCAATCCCTGGACAGCCTCAAGGATATGGCGGCCACAACATCTGGAGCAATAGTTGGCAGTATTGCCTGCGGTTGAAGGACAAACAACTGGCTGCTAGACTTGCCCTCAAGTATGTATGGGTGTTTTCCATTAATGTGGTAAATGCTTGCTTAAATTTTGGAATACACCTAGATAATTTTTTATGGCCAGCTTctctttttgattttgttattcaaatgtgaagcagttctttttttattctttctcctCGTTAGCCCTTGCCATCTGATATTTAAGAATTTAAAACTGCTACTCTGTTAGTGTCTGCTTGATATACATTTTTTGTCCACATCCTGACCACTTGAGCATTTACTTAAGAATTTAGGGTTATTAGTTTCGAACATAGTACCAGAGCTAACCCCAGAAGTAGCACAATTGGCTGGAGATGACGCTTCTTGTAGTTAAGGTCTCCAGTTAAAGACTTGAAGTTTCCCTTTCCTCCACCCCTGGGGCTGAAaactcacttaaaaaaaaaaaaaaaaaaaaaaaaaaaaaaagtaccagaGGTTGGTTTGTTTAAAAGGTCTAGTGGTCGAACCCTGGGTTGGGAGCCTACTTGTTTAAGATTTGGTTTtggtgtttgtttttgtttctgttgcCATTACGGGTCTCTATGTGTGTGCGCACGCGCATGTCTATCCTTTTTTTATCCTGTCCTCCCATACCTTTGTGATCTTTGCCTTTTGTTCTACGTCACATTTTACAACTGGCAAACCTTTCTTGCAATATATTACTCTCATTGTATCTTCTGTTCTACACCATTGATGGGGATATACAATATACTTGCATTTGTGATGATTTCTGAGAGATGTTATGCCTCTCCCTGTAAGTTGAATCTTAGGACTCACATTTTATTCCAGGTATATGCACAGATGGGAGCTTGATGCTGCTTTGGATGTTTTGACTATGTGCAGCTGCCACCTGCCAGAAAGCGATCCACTTAGGAATGAGGTGCTGGCTTGTTTGTTATTTGTttcattgtattttatttattgtaaattGTTGTGTTGATTTGTTTGCATGAAGCTTGGTATGTTACCTTTATGCTGGTGTTAAATTTTCTTTggtaacataatttttttggttgcttaggtcttgcatatgaaacaagctttACAGAGGTTCAGCCACATATTAAGTGCAGATGATCATCATAGCAGCTGGCAAGAGGTTGTTATTCTCTCCTGTATCTGCATTaagatgaaaagtttggaaTAAGTGGTCTATAAGTGGTACTTTCCTGCTAGGAATTATTTCTCCCTAATACTCTTTAAATTGCAGGTTGAAGCAGAATGTAAGGAAGATCCTGAGGGCTTGGCACTTAGACTAGCTGGAAAGGGAGCTGTTTCTGCTGCTTTAGAAGTGGCTGAAAGTGCTGGATTATCTATAGACTTGCGGAGAGAACTGAAGGGCCGGCAACTTGTGAAGCTTCTCACTGCAGACCCTCTAAATGGTGGAGGTCCAGCAGAAGCTTCTCGGTTTCTTTCTTCACTACGTGACTCTGATGATGCTCTACCAGTTGCCATGGGTGCAATGCAGTTGCTACCCAATTTACGGTCAAAGCAACTTCTTGTAACTACTTGTTGCCCTTTATTTTGTAGATGTGATTGGATTACAttcgtttttatttatttatttattattttttatatttatttgggtTTAGCAATTTTTTGTTCCTTCATTATTACTTTCTTTTGTGCCTTTTCGAAGGTTCACTTTTTTTTGAAGCGAAGAGAAGGAAATCTCTCAGATGTTGAGATTTCGCGGCTTAACTCATGGGCCTTGGGTCTTCGTGTTTTGGCTGCCTTGCCTTTGCCGTGGCAGCAAAGATGTTCTTCATTGCATGAGCACCCTCATTTGATACTGGAGGTGCTTCTGATGAGAAAACAACTGCAATCTGCTGCTCTGGTATTGTAATTCTTACTTGGACAACTTCTTAGATGCCTTAACTAACATGCGTTTCTCTTATAAATGAATAGATTGATCATGCCTTTTGTTTtccccaatatatatatatttgcttaCAACAAGTGGGGTGGGGGCATTTGAACTCAGGTTCTGTCCATGGGAAAACTGGGCAGTTCCTTTGTGccacaaggctcttggcataTTCTTTTCCTCTGTTACTTATTTACATTATGTTTGGATTATATTTGTTAACAGATCCTAAAGGAATTTCCTGTGTTGAGAGACAACAATATAATTATTGCATATGCTGCAAAGGCTATGGCTGTCAGTATTAGCTCTCCCCATAGAGAACATCGCATATCTGTTTCTGGAGCAAGACCAAGGCAGAAAACAAAGGCAGGCATTCCTCCGAGGCCATCTTTTACTAGCAGTCTAAATAACTTGCAAAAAGAGGCTCGCAGAGCTTTTTCTTGGGCTCCACGAAATACTGGAGACAAGGCTGCTCCAAAAGATGCTTATCGTAAAAGAAAGAGTTCTGGTTTGACTTCATCTGAAAAAGTTGCTTGGGAGGCTATGACTGGAATTCAAGAGGATCGTGTTTCATCATATCCTGCAGATGGGCAAGAACGGCTTCCTTCTGTTTCAATTGCTGAGGAATGGATGCTGACAGGTGATGCAAGTAAGGACGAATCTGTTCGTGCATCTCACAAATATGAAAGTGCCCCCGACATTACCCTATTTAAGGTATGCTAGTGAAAGTGGTGAAACATGTTTGTTGCATATGTTGGAAGCTTAGCATTTTGtagtattatataaattatcaatttagtGCTGGCACTGTTGCAGGTGGGTAGTTGATTACTATAAATCTATACTGGGATGAGCATTAGTCAAAATAATGAGATTGAATTATGGATGCATATAACTCATTGCACATGTGAGAGATTATCTATCTCAAGCTCAAATAGGAGCACGCCGCTAATCCTATCCAGGAGTTCATCTTTGGGGCTCATGGTGGGATGGGTCAGGCCTCCATGTTTAGTGTGTTTGGGACTTTGGGTGTATTATTAAGTATATATGTTTTATACTACTGGTGCAACACAAACTAGCAGATAAGAGATGTTTCTACTCTTTGTATGTGAGGTTTTAGTGCATTAATTGGTGGTTAAATCATGCACGATTCTGCTTAAACTATAGCTCTGATGTATGTTAGAATTTTCTGaccaaattttgaattaatctAAATACAAGGTGGAAGAGAATTATGAGAAGTTGTTACcgataaaaaaagaagagaattatGAGAAGTTGTggcttatttatttgttgaaagatttgatatttgaattttctctcttctGTGGAAGCATAACAACAcacaatataatatattaaagtggCTTCTCTTGGCCATGGAGTGTGCATACTGTGAATTATGGTATAATTCTTAtgtggtgatttgtttacaaatgatttttattttatgcatgCTGCTGTGAGTCTGCTGAAGGTTTGGGTATTCTATTTATAGGCACTGCTTTGTCTTTGTTCTGATGAGTCGGTGTCTGCCAAAAGTGCCCTGGACTTGTGTATTAATCAGATGAAGAATGTGTTAAGCTCCCAACAGTTGCCTGAGAATGCGTCAATGGAAACAATTGGTCGTGCATATCATGCCACAGAGACAATTGTACAGGTATTATTTTTGCCAAGCCCCTGTAATGCATATTATATGAaacaatgtttttatttttatttatttaatttaaaattttgctaTTCACATGTTAAAAATCCAAGGTCAAAATAGCCAATAGCATGCATTTTTGCTTTCCTTACATGCAGATAGTTATGGCATCATAGTTCAGTTGCCTTTACATGTGATTAGTTTGTAATGCTCTTGAGTGATATGACATGTTGAATGCCAGGGGCTACTATATTGTAAATCTGTGCTGAGAAAGCTTACAGGGGGTAGTGAAATCTCCACCCATTCTGACAGAAGTAGGGATGCTGATGATGCATCCTCTGATGCTGGTAGCTCCAGTGTGGGCAGTCAGTTCACAGATGAATTATCTGAAGTTCTCTCACAGGTGGAGATCTGGCTAGGACGTGCTGAACTGCTTCAAAGCCTTTTGGGATCAGGGATTGCTGTTTCTCTTGATGATATTGCTGATAAGGAGTCATCTGAACATCTCCGTGACCGGTTGAGTGTAGAGGAGCGATACAGCATGGCTGTATATACTTGCAAAAAGTGTAAGGTAAATATAGTGTCCAGGCATTGTGGTTTATACTGCTGGTCTTTAGATTGAGCTTATGTATGTTTTTGGATTCTCCCAGATTGATGTTTTCCCTGTGTGGAATGCTTGGGGACATGCTTTGATACGGATGGAGCACTATGCTCAAGCTCGGGTGAAGTTTAagtatgtcaaatttatttagATAGTTGCTCAATAAATTAACAAGATttaagttctctctctctctctctcatattcttCTAAAGTGGGATGCAGAGTGGTCTTATTCTTTAATGCCTATTCAATGGCTTTCAGGCAAGCTCTTCAATTGTATAAGAGTGATGCTGCACCTGTCATTTTAGAGATTATTAATACAATCGAAGGAGGTCCACCAGTTGATGTTTCAGCAGTTCGTTCCATGTAAGATATCATGTAGCTTTTATGTCAGAATTCCTATATTTATTGCCACAATAAATTTCTATTAGAGTTGTTGAACTAGTAGCTTAATCAATGTTGGCTTAAGATCCATGATAGGCTAGGTTTTAATTTATAGGAGGTCTACAGCCTCTGCAGATTGGACCTTGCTGTGATGGCAAGTGCCTTCAATGTGTTGTGGCTTCAAGTCTGGGAGTTCGTCTCTCCAAAATTTGAGAGTAAGGTTGCCTACCAACCAcctctctcaaatttttcagAAGTGGGGAGCTTTGTGCATTGGACTACAGCCTCTGCCATTGACAGTGTTGCCTTGATAGTTTCTGAAAATCTTGTATTTTGGATATTATAATACAATATCAATGACTActtataaaaaaggaaaaaaaaaaaaaaaaaaaaacaatatcaatGACTGTAAAAAAGAACACGTAATTTGTTGGACTTACATTAGTTCACCTATAACTACTGCCATTAGCTATCAATTATCATGCACACATACACTTCAGACTATAATAACCTATAAACTTTGATCTGTTTGGATTTCTTGGATAAGAAGATAGGCAGAGAACTTGATTGTGCTCGGCACTTTCCCATTGCtgtataaactaaaagaaaaaaaagaaaatcaacttCCCAACTCTTAATCCCAACTGGATGGGGTGGGTTGCATGGAACCTTTTTTGCCATGGAAGCCCTGTTTGTGATGATGAAGAAGCATtttgattgtgaaattttaagcAAGGTATCTCTTTGAACTCCTACCACTAAAGATCATGAACCAATGTTGATGAAGATTTGAAGTGGTATCTTTAATTGTCTGCATCAAATTTAACTATATCTTTTAGCAACATTACTCTTTGAGAATTACTGTTTACCAGAATGTTGAAAGATGTTGTGTTCCTTAGTCTTGCACCAGGTTATGCATGTTGAATCCTTTTGGTTATGTTTCTAAAAGACCTGCTATTCTGATATAATTTTAGTGGTATACTGTTCATTGAATATCACCTTTTAGTTGTGAACAGGCAGGAGTACATTTAAGCTAGTCAAGCCTaaatttctacaaaaaaaaaaaaaaggatacaaTTTTAGATGCTAGTCATTACATAGGATCTGACTGATGCAACTTATACTGCAGGTATGAGCATTTGGCTAAAAGTGCACCGACGATATTGGATGATTCTCTTTCTGCTGATTCATATCTCAATGTTCTATACATGCCATCCACCTTTCCACGTTCAGAGAGATCTAGGCGGGCTCAGGAATCTGAAAATAATAATTCCTCCCTCAGTTCAGAATTTGAAGATGGACCTCGCAGCAATCTTGACAGTATTCGATATGTTGAATGTGTGAACTATTTACAAGACGTGAGCTTCATCCTTACACTgatcaagtttttgtttttaggctGGCACTCAGATGCCAGTGCCTTTCTATTTTCCCCTGCATCTGGAGTCAGTGGTATCTCTTGGCTTAGTAGCTAATTTAAAGTTCTTATTCTGTATTACATACATGCACGTTTATTTACACAAATAAATCTAGAAgttgatgatatatatattattattattttttttccattttaaaactatttagtAATGGTTCTAGCTTGAAGTTTGTTTCTGTTATTTATTTAACCTGGAATCTAGAATTCTGTTAAATTTCTCcgttatattttcttttttccaccaTTGGTTGTTGACACCACCAGCGATATGGTTATGAATATGACTATTCTCAGTATCTCTCTCCTGTGCCatggttattattaattttctagcTTTATTCATTGTAATCAGCTTCTTAATACGTTTTTTTAACCTTTGCAGTATGCACGCCAGCATTTGCTGAGTTTTATGTTTAGGCATGGTCACTACAATGATGCTTGCGTGTTGTTTTTTCCTCCAAATGCTGTTCCTTCCCCTCCTCAACCATCAATATTGGGGGGAGTAGCAACTTCATCTTCATCCCCTCAAAGGCCAGATCCATTGGCTACAGATTATGGGACAATAGATGATTTGTGTGACTTGTGTATTGGTTATGGTGCAATGTCTGTTCTTGAGGAAGTGATTTCAACAAGAATGTCATCAGCAAATCCACAGGATGTGGCAGTAAATCAGTATACAGCAGCAGCCCTTGTCCGTATTTGCATCTATTGTGAAACACATAaacatttcaattatttatacaAGTTTCAGGTAATTTTCAGAccatatattttgattttaaactgaatatattattaatacTACTAGTAGTTGTGAGACCAAGCCCCTTATCCTTGGTTGGAGACTGACCTCCGCATCTTTCTCTATTACATCTACTGCTACCTTCTCTCTGCCCCCAACTAAAGGTGTAGGTTTGGGTGGATTTGATAGCAAAATTCtgtttaattacttttttttcttcttaaaacacacacatatatagacTCATGTATTTCTGTGTTCTTTGGGGTTACTTTTTCATTAAGTACACAGCTTGTGGTGGTTTTCTGTTGCGCGAATGTTTATCCCTatatgttgaaattttttatcaCTTACTGAAAAAGAGACTTTGCAGTCTATTTCTAGTATTTTATCTATACAGTTATCTATAGGGCCATTAAAAATGTCTATTGcatatttttgtgtttattaATCTTGTCATGGGCATCTTTCCATTGGGAATGTTCACACAGCATACCTCATGTATCCctcctattttctttgtttactTTAAGTTAGCGGCATTTTCAAGATTAAA
The sequence above is drawn from the Quercus lobata isolate SW786 chromosome 12, ValleyOak3.0 Primary Assembly, whole genome shotgun sequence genome and encodes:
- the LOC115971497 gene encoding uncharacterized protein LOC115971497 isoform X3 is translated as MDKEIEILTRLVANHLHLAQFEPLRAVILALRSRNPDLALAVLQTIVARSGRFQNILWSDSCPSPPLLTYMSTLELLQQFDDNSNASSAWSFDPETLRLRAEFLLLVQHLIDRVSESMRNNFDIQSLEKEVLNGSEGYDERAEVLEREKCEELRDVNGGFDECVRVLDRVLELGVKRLKPDADVDVDGNGNDIDMSSVEESELVCLKRVILDYADVFDALCWNIQRQVRGWEGFDSGLAETARSEEEGEALRVLGLIQRSVQLAHLDAIKECLKEGNVDGAVPRIRFLHTDYGVEEDEYRMVLQDLIRSVSSRKGIFGDSWQAMREKFLGIYGEALSSNCRDLVQMIQVIQDEFLSEEIETYKALDDSQIPPPLECFQRYLAELKSDTNIHEKTSSLNVAVSSCMRDMYHYARVSNLHVLECVMDSALSAVKREQLQEASNVLMLFPRLQPLVASMGWDLLSGKTTARRSLMQQLWTSKSQVLRLEESSLYGNQSDEISCVEHLCDNLCYQLDVASFVACVNSGRSWNSKFSLLLSGKEQIALAEEVAQSDFFVENFVLERLSVQSPLRVLFDVVPGIKFQEAIELISMQPIASPTDAWKRKQDVELMHMRYALESVVLALAAMERCTGDERESHHQLALCHLKDLQNHLEAINNIARKILMVNVIISLLHMDDLSLNLTHCVSPERDSKSCYTHAWENNDLTPCDGGNKMVISFMGILLDILNRNLPSAVIELEQALSEDVIMGGRQALEWRVSIAKRFIEEWEWRLSTLQRLLPLSERQWRWKEALTVLRAAPSKLLNLCMQRAKYDIGEEAVHRFSLSAEDKATLEVVEWVDSAFIRASVEDVVSRAAGGTSAVQDLDFASLRSQLGPLAAILLCIDIATTSARSAKMSQQLLNKAQVMLSEIYPGGAPKMGSTYWDQILEVGVITVSRRVLKRLHEFLEQDSLPVLQALLSGEMIFSLSKESHRQGQRERALAMLHQMIEDAHRGKRQFLSGKLHNLARAVADEETEPNFSRGEAPSSDRKVLSNTDKDIVLGLGLRAVRQIPLSSMAGETGAQPVSYDLKDTGKRLYGLSTKATTYLSQFILHIAAIGDIVDGTDTTHDFNFFSLVFEWPKDLLTRLVFDRGSTDAAGKVAEIMGADFVHEVISACVPPVYPPRSGHGWACIPVIPTCPKSGSENKLLSPSSKEAKPNCYRRSSATPGIPLYPLQLDIVKHLVKMSPVRAVLACVFGSSILYSGSDSSISGSLNDGLVQAPDADRLFYEFALDQSERFPTLNRWIQMQTNLHRVSEFAVATKQTSDHTKRKPEATSAIKRLREHDNDTESEIDDIVCSTNVSTALQDFNGQGDAAPDPWRDSSKSEFAELDNTVFLSFDWENEEPYEKAVERLIDEGKLMDALALSDRFLRNGASDRLLQLLIERGEENHSIPGQPQGYGGHNIWSNSWQYCLRLKDKQLAARLALKYMHRWELDAALDVLTMCSCHLPESDPLRNEVLHMKQALQRFSHILSADDHHSSWQEVEAECKEDPEGLALRLAGKGAVSAALEVAESAGLSIDLRRELKGRQLVKLLTADPLNGGGPAEASRFLSSLRDSDDALPVAMGAMQLLPNLRSKQLLVHFFLKRREGNLSDVEISRLNSWALGLRVLAALPLPWQQRCSSLHEHPHLILEVLLMRKQLQSAALILKEFPVLRDNNIIIAYAAKAMAVSISSPHREHRISVSGARPRQKTKAGIPPRPSFTSSLNNLQKEARRAFSWAPRNTGDKAAPKDAYRKRKSSGLTSSEKVAWEAMTGIQEDRVSSYPADGQERLPSVSIAEEWMLTGDASKDESVRASHKYESAPDITLFKALLCLCSDESVSAKSALDLCINQMKNVLSSQQLPENASMETIGRAYHATETIVQGLLYCKSVLRKLTGGSEISTHSDRSRDADDASSDAGSSSVGSQFTDELSEVLSQVEIWLGRAELLQSLLGSGIAVSLDDIADKESSEHLRDRLSVEERYSMAVYTCKKCKIDVFPVWNAWGHALIRMEHYAQARVKFKQALQLYKSDAAPVILEIINTIEGGPPVDVSAVRSMYEHLAKSAPTILDDSLSADSYLNVLYMPSTFPRSERSRRAQESENNNSSLSSEFEDGPRSNLDSIRYVECVNYLQDYARQHLLSFMFRHGHYNDACVLFFPPNAVPSPPQPSILGGVATSSSSPQRPDPLATDYGTIDDLCDLCIGYGAMSVLEEVISTRMSSANPQDVAVNQYTAAALVRICIYCETHKHFNYLYKFQVIKNDHVAAGLCCIQLFMNSSAQEEAIKHLEHAKMHFDEGLSARHRGGDSTKLVTKGIRGKSASEKLTEEGLVKFSARVSIQVEVVRSFNDSDGPQWKYSLFGNPNDLETFRYVGNV